A segment of the Devriesea agamarum genome:
CGAGCCCTACCTCTGCTCGCCGTTCCACAGCGGCCCCGGCCCCGGCCCCGAAGGTTAAGGCCTCGCCGGAATCGGCTGATCATCAGGGCGGAGGTAAAACAGCTGCCGTCTGGATTTCACTGATTATCGGCGCGGTCATCTTGGTTTTGCTGCTGGTCTTCATCATCCAAAACAGTGCGTCGACTCAGTTCACGTACTTCTCGGCGCAGTTCTCGCTGCCGCTCGGGGTCGCGATGCTGCTCGCGGCGATTGCGGGCGCTCTGGTGATGGCGCTGGTGGGG
Coding sequences within it:
- a CDS encoding LapA family protein, giving the protein MTTPDPVPPADIPATSNPQPTAEPSPTSARRSTAAPAPAPKVKASPESADHQGGGKTAAVWISLIIGAVILVLLLVFIIQNSASTQFTYFSAQFSLPLGVAMLLAAIAGALVMALVGSVRMLQMAMRIRRLEKQQAKAKRAFE